A region of Lycium barbarum isolate Lr01 chromosome 1, ASM1917538v2, whole genome shotgun sequence DNA encodes the following proteins:
- the LOC132641566 gene encoding uncharacterized protein LOC132641566: protein MGHRCYLPLNHKWRNDRASFDGTKEKRLPPKMGSGVEILNHVQDLEGFQLTKDPKKRIKISHDGRKDNWNKKSIFFELPYWKSLLLRHNLDVMHIEKNICDNILGTIMNAKGKTKDTINTRLDLQEMNIRSELHPIKKGEKYEIPTACYTLSPQEKHNLCLFLKNLKVPDGFSSNISQCVNLKDHKISGLKSHDCHVLLQHLLHLALRGMLSKTVCEPLVELCLFFNVLGAKVLRTDDLEQIEAQIPITLCKLEKVFPPSFFDVMVHLPVHLANEAKLAGPVQYRWMYPIERWLYFLKSLIGNRACPEGSIAEGYLANECMTVCSRYLHRIDTKFNRPERNYDGGLPKSDGGLSLFCKSGKTLGAPKQRDIEADELEQAHIYILKNCDEVLPFLEEFAQIHVDATQHLSDAEWNRQFIEWFKDRVA, encoded by the exons ATGGGTCATCGGTGTTACCTTCCTCTTAATCACAAATGGAGGAATGATAGGGCGTCATTTGATGGTACAAAAGAGAAAAGGCTTCCACCAAAAATGGGTTCTGGTGTTGAGATACTTAATCATGTACAGGATCTTGAAGGGTTTCAGTTAACAAAGGATCCAAAGAAAAGGATCAAGATATCACATGATGGCCGAAAGGATAATTGGAATAAGAAGAGTATCTTTTTTGAACTTCCATATTGGAAATCTCTCTTGTTGCGGCATAATTTGGATGTTATGCATATCGAGAAAAATATATGTGATAATATTTTGGGGACGATCATGAATGCCAAAGGAAAGACCAAGGACACCATTAATACTCGGCTAGATTTGCAAGAAATGAACATTAGGTCGGAATTGCACCCtatcaaaaaaggagaaaaatatgAAATTCCAACAGCTTGTTACACATTATCTCCTCAAGAAAAGCACAACTTATGTCTATTTTTAAAGAATTTAAAGGTCCCAGATGGATTTTCATCTAATATTTCTCAGTGTGTTAACTTGAAAGATCACAAGATTTCTGGCTTAAAGAGTCATGATTGCCATGTTCTTTTACAACATTTACTCCATCTTGCGCTACGTGGTATGTTGTCCAAAACAGTTTGTGAACCCCTTGTTGAGTTGTGCTTATTTTTTAATGTGCTTGGAGCAAAGGTATTAAGAACTGATGACTTGGAACAGATTGAAGCTCAAATTCCTATAACTCTTTGCAAGTTAGAAAAGGTCTTCCCTCCTTCATTTTTTGATGTCATGGTGCACTTGCCTGTTCACTTAGCTAATGAAGCTAAGCTTGCTGGACCGGTTCAGTATCGGTGGATGTATCCTATAGAGCGAtggttatattttttgaaatctcTCATTGGTAATAGGGCGTGTCCAGAAGGTTCTATTGCAGAAGGTTACCTTGCAAATGAATGTATGACCGTATGTTCGAGGTATCTGCATAGAATTGACACAAAGTTTAATCGGCCAGAACGAAATTATGATGGTGGTTTACCAAAGTCCGATGGAGGTCTATCTCTATTTTGTAAATCTGGAAAAACTTTAGGAGCTCCAAAACAGCGTGATATTGAAGCAGATGAATTGGAGCaagcacatatatacatactgaAGAATTGTGATGAAGTTCTACCATTTCTAGA AGAGTTTGCACAAATTCATGTAGATGCTACTCAACACTTGTCCGATGCAGAATGGAATAGACAGTTTATTGAATGGTTTAAAGATAGG GTTGCATAA